gtttACAGAGTTTCAGTGTCGGTATTACATTAAACTATAATGAGGATTGAGGAATATGtcaaatttataataataaaattagggGATATTTGTGAGTCCTGTGCCTATTCATTTCTAGCCATTGAGGTAATAACATTATTGCATTGATTAAAATTCTACATTTGGTGTATTGTGATATGTATCGAATTGTGACGATGGTATCGTTACACCCTagtaattttaaagtgaactactcctttaaatTTCATACAATTTAATCACTTTAGTTGTTAACCTCAATAAATAAATTTTAATTGACATGAACTAACCCGGTTATAGGAAACTATAGATAAAGTCCTATAAGGAAGTAGAATACACCCTTGACCTACTTAAGATCAGGAGCAGAAGGTCAGAAAACTAAACTTTGTGTTCATTCAACCGAAACCCTGTATTAAAGTTACAATGAAATATTGAGCACAAGTTGCAATCAAATATGCAGACAAATACCTGAGCTCAGGGCCGCTGGGTCCTTCTTTTCTTCTCCAACACtggtgttgttttgtgttgACGATGTTACCGGATTTTTGGTTGTCGTTTTTGACTCTTTAGTAGAAGAGGGCACCGGTTTAGTTGTAGGCCTAGTAGTCGTTACCGGTGTAGTTTTTGCACTAGTAACAACCGCTGTCGTGCTCCCCAGCGTTGTTTTCACTGAGGTAAGACTCTCTGAAGAGGATGTTGTCTGAGTtccattcaccaaactcgatGTGCTCGACGCGTTGGTCATATTGTTGGTGAGCTCAGTTGTTGAGGAGGTAGTATTAATATAGCTAGAGGTTATATTTGATGTTGACTGAGCTGATGTTGCTGATGTTGACTGAGCTGATGTAAAGTCGTTCGTAGTGCTCGAGGTGGATGTCACAGGTAAATCAGTTGTTGTTTCACTTGTAGGCCTACTGACGACCGTGGAGAAAGACTGGCTTGTGTTTGCCTCAGTGTCAGCAGATGCTGTGTATGTAGAAGTCAATGTCGACGATTGAGATGCTGTAGTTTCTGCTGTTGCTGTCGTTTCTGTTGTTGGTGTCGATGTGTCCGAGCTGCTTCCAAATGTCATGCAACCTTCAAGTcacaacacacaaaaacaaccaaaaaaagtCTACATTAACTTACgcacaataaataataataaccacCTCTTGCACAATAAATACATCTTCTAAACAGAAACACTTAAGTCGCTTCATGTGCAATAATTGCACATTACAGTACGAAATTCAAATCattacctttattaataaaactaaaatagcACGTATGAGCTACACATACAGTGACGTCAAATGGCAATTTTAATAGCAAGTGTTTTGAATTAATAGGTAAGCCTATTTAATATTACACTTAGCACAGGTGTCACATGTAGGCTATGCTAATTAATTACAACAgcaatataattaatttaaaaattccGTAAAATAATTATTGGCAAATGTCTACATGTTGTTGATAACTTAATAAGTAATAAGCGAACACTATAATGTGAGAgtatcaaaaataaacatacctGCTAATATCACCATCGTTAAAAAGTACAGCTTCATTTTCCTTCCTCTTTCGTTTCTAACGCTGCTACTGTTTAACCGTTTCTCTTGCACTACAACACTGAGTGACAAGAAGGAAATTCACACGCACAGGTCGTGAGCGGCAGGCGGGCACGCCTCTGCTGCTCTGGGACCTCTAATGCCATGCCCATGTCAGACGAGCAAATAAACAGGCGGGCAGATGTACTTTCTTGGCAAATAAAAAGCCAGGTAGTAAATATGGAGTGTATGACACGAATTATAAACAGTTTATCGTAAAAGACCAATGACGTGCAATGGCCAAaactcaccactagatgggagcAAATCATAGAAGATTCTCTGAGAACTCTGTGCACTTACAGTAACCCTGAAatcaatttatatatttttttaaataccagtgtttattataaattgttTATACGTGGACATcactattttttaaattcatgtgCTGCTTagtcttatttcaaaataaCCTCCCCTCCCTCTTGCACCTATCTCTACTCTGATGATGACGTGATAACTGGCATGAGGGCGGGAGCCGGGAGGATAACCTGACACTTACTTGAAATCGACCAATCCATCAATTCCTGATGTATACAATCCTGCCTTACATTTTGCtcttgtttgagaagccgtTTCACAAATTCACtataggccctgtcccaaatggcaccttAAATCCTCacagtcttcctctgagtccgaaCTTTCACGTCACACTTTCACTTCTTTAAGCTTACATGAAGAATGGGACACCTTAAGGTCTTGACGGACACCCACACGCagcggccattgtaagtccacaagaccgaaagtgtaTGAAGtctgccatttgggacagggccatagaGTGGTGTAGTAGATATGGCGTCACTTTGTAGTCCAACCGGTTACCATCACACTGGTTCCCTCAATAAAAACCCAGGATTTTCCCATAGGCTGTTGGATAATCGCAAAAAACAAGCTTATGATACTTGTACGCTTTGTCCATCCAGATCATTTTCACAGATGAACACAGCTTTTATGAATTAAGAAACCTTAATGCAGTCTCCAGAAGTAAAAAGGTTAAAGTTAAACAGACACCACGGTCCCTCGACTTCAACATCATTAGCTTCCCACAACTCTTTCATTTTTTatctaaacatttttttcccaGAACGTTTGAGTTAGAATAGTTTATAAGAGCACAATTATGAGCATAATAAGGTTAAAAatgctgagttaaaacaacccaagttgggttgaaaaatgaaaatggacaaacccagaaattgggttgttttgaatgggttcactgggttcaaacaacccaatttctaggtttgtccattttcaacccaacttgggttgtttttaacccagtatCTTTTAGAGTGTGATGACGTTTAATCTCCTGACATCCTCCATAgtcccatttagccacttgttagcaaccgccATTATCAAAACATGTAtcagcttaaaaaaaaatcacgagTGGAgtaatactgatgtatttttatgtctTAGAATAAAACAAGTGTTTCTTGAGCTTGTGtttaccacagaccttatttcagccaaTTAACCAAAACCCCATTCAAAAAACCCATTGACTTTGGGACAATGGtaccggaagtgctaaaatgttaactttttggcctacaaagtgatgtcatattcactattccctattTAGTCCACTAATATGGTTAACTTGATGGAGTGGATGAAAACAAGTGAACAAATTCGGACAGCTGTTGAACGTCCGCTGTTTtcagacaccactacaaatggctgtcccctcaaatagttCCCATAAACACCGGAGAATACCAGACAATAAACTGGAATCCGAGATTGAAGACTgaaagaaaatgaaaattgagcgtaAGTATGTAGAAGGGTGGAGCCAGGCTAGCTTAGCGATAGGTTAgctgttaaaggattagttcacccaaaaatgaaattgatgtcattaatgactcaccctaatgtcgttccacacccgtaagacctccgttcatcttcagaacacagtttaagatattttagatttagtccgagagcgtatgcaagtgtatacacactatactgtccatgtccagaaagggaataaaaacatcatcaaagtagtccatatgtgacatcagttagttaattagaatctcttgaagcatcgaaaaatacattttggtccaaaaataacaaaaatgacgACTTTAtccagcattgtcttctcttccgcgtttgtgtttaatcctcaaataaagattcaaacggttgtaaatcagtgtattgattcatgattcgtatctcgtgccaaactgctgaaatcaagaccctggcgatccgaatcattgatcgattcactgattcatgcaCATTATAAGATATAAATGCATTAAAAGATGCACAGCTTTAGGTACAAATGACAGTTATAGACTAAAAGCGAAAACAACATGTTGTCATATCATCATTACATGTTGCTGAGACTACTTAGATAATCTTCATTCCAAACCACATTCCATGATGATCTGTGAAAATATGTGTTGAGAGTCATACAGGTGGAGCTCAGTAGGAGCAAAGGGCATGTTGACTTTGTTTTGCAACTCACAAATGCGCCATTATGGTGATGACATCAGCATCAGTAATATCAGTATTCATCTGTAATAGTCCAGAATAAGAAACCCACTGAAAAGACCATAAGGTGGTTTGCTGGTCTGAGTCGGTTTCAATGCTTAGTCTGGTTTTCAACACCGGGCTAGGCCAGATTCTTAAGCATCTTAAACAAGTATCTTATCATCTGGATCTTCAACAAGCCTAGAGCAGCAAACCAACTTATACTGAGCTGGTATTTTGGGAAGGggaaataaatatatcaaattcTCTGATTTTGTCAGCACATTATTGATTTAATGTGGTGAAATAGGAAagaatatttatgttttaatcaaAGACTTTATTAA
The window above is part of the Pseudorasbora parva isolate DD20220531a chromosome 23, ASM2467924v1, whole genome shotgun sequence genome. Proteins encoded here:
- the parm1 gene encoding uncharacterized protein parm1 — encoded protein: MKLYFLTMVILAGCMTFGSSSDTSTPTTETTATAETTASQSSTLTSTYTASADTEANTSQSFSTVVSRPTSETTTDLPVTSTSSTTNDFTSAQSTSATSAQSTSNITSSYINTTSSTTELTNNMTNASSTSSLVNGTQTTSSSESLTSVKTTLGSTTAVVTSAKTTPVTTTRPTTKPVPSSTKESKTTTKNPVTSSTQNNTSVGEEKKDPAALSSGSVAVIVISFLVIVLILLVGAYYIKMRRSSYGRLLDDSENSTVGNFLNPMFDG